From the Gallaecimonas mangrovi genome, one window contains:
- the ftsY gene encoding signal recognition particle-docking protein FtsY — protein sequence MPMSKKKGFLSWMGFGRDKAEPVQEDKKAEQAASEQQTPTSEPTEQPEAEVASVAKVAIDLESALPVEAEAEAEAEAEAEAKPKPKPKPKPKPKPKRSRSRSEAEAEAEAEAEAEAEAEAEQDAAPAAEEIKADLATQAAAAHAGREKPGFFARLRQGLQRTRQNLGAGFLAIFRGKKIDDELFEELETQLLLADVGVETTTRLIDRLTKQAHLGQLKDGEALYELLKKEMQALLAPVSQPLVIDRKPHVILMVGVNGVGKTTTIGKLARQFKDQGKSVMLAAGDTFRAAAVEQLQVWGERNNIPVIAQHTGADSASVVYDALQAAQSRGADVLIADTAGRLQNKAHLMEELKKIVRVMKKLDPEAPHEVMLTLDAGTGQNALSQAKLFSEAVGLTGITLTKLDGTAKGGVIFAIADKFGIPIRYIGVGEGIEDLRTFNATDFVDALFETEEK from the coding sequence TTGCCCATGAGCAAAAAGAAAGGTTTCTTGTCCTGGATGGGTTTTGGCCGTGATAAGGCCGAACCGGTTCAGGAAGATAAAAAGGCCGAGCAGGCCGCAAGCGAACAACAAACACCCACCAGCGAGCCGACCGAGCAGCCAGAAGCAGAAGTCGCATCTGTAGCAAAGGTCGCGATTGACCTGGAGTCGGCCTTGCCGGTTGAAGCCGAAGCCGAAGCCGAAGCCGAAGCCGAAGCCGAAGCGAAGCCGAAGCCGAAGCCGAAGCCGAAGCCGAAGCCGAAGCCGAAGCGAAGCCGAAGCCGAAGCGAAGCCGAAGCCGAAGCCGAAGCCGAAGCCGAAGCCGAAGCCGAAGCCGAAGCCGAACAGGATGCTGCGCCCGCTGCTGAGGAAATCAAGGCCGATTTAGCCACGCAAGCGGCGGCAGCCCATGCAGGCAGAGAAAAGCCCGGCTTTTTCGCCCGTTTGCGCCAGGGCTTGCAGCGTACCCGCCAAAACCTCGGCGCGGGTTTTCTGGCGATTTTCCGCGGCAAGAAAATTGACGACGAACTGTTCGAAGAGCTGGAAACACAGCTGTTATTAGCCGACGTTGGTGTAGAGACCACCACCCGCTTAATCGACCGGCTCACCAAACAGGCACATTTAGGCCAGCTAAAAGACGGCGAAGCCTTATATGAGCTGTTAAAAAAGGAAATGCAGGCGCTGCTGGCACCGGTTTCCCAGCCGCTGGTAATTGACCGTAAACCCCATGTCATTTTGATGGTGGGCGTTAATGGTGTTGGCAAAACCACCACCATTGGTAAATTGGCTCGCCAGTTTAAAGATCAGGGCAAATCGGTGATGCTGGCCGCAGGCGACACCTTCCGCGCTGCGGCGGTTGAGCAGCTGCAAGTGTGGGGTGAGCGCAATAACATTCCGGTTATTGCCCAACATACCGGCGCCGACTCGGCCTCAGTGGTGTACGACGCCCTGCAGGCAGCGCAGTCACGCGGCGCTGATGTACTGATCGCCGACACCGCCGGGCGCCTGCAAAACAAAGCGCACCTGATGGAAGAGCTGAAAAAAATCGTTCGGGTTATGAAAAAGCTCGACCCGGAAGCCCCCCATGAAGTGATGCTTACCCTTGATGCCGGTACCGGCCAAAATGCCCTAAGCCAGGCCAAACTCTTTAGCGAGGCGGTAGGCTTAACCGGTATTACCCTGACCAAGCTCGATGGCACCGCCAAAGGTGGGGTTATCTTTGCCATTGCCGATAAATTTGGTATTCCTATCCGCTATATAGGTGTAGGTGAAGGCATTGAGGACCTGCGTACCTTTAACGCAACCGACTTTGTTGACGCCCTCTTCGAGACAGAGGAAAAATGA
- a CDS encoding DUF1145 domain-containing protein: MLVMLKIKQLMMLVVWVACFINVVHPMQAPLNTVLYIALAVIIVMHSILVLLIGKAIKLTGKEKLSFFVFGSIAVNQKRQSLFPKK, from the coding sequence ATGCTGGTAATGCTGAAGATAAAACAGCTGATGATGCTCGTTGTCTGGGTAGCCTGCTTTATTAATGTGGTGCATCCGATGCAGGCGCCGCTGAACACCGTTCTGTACATCGCCTTGGCCGTTATCATTGTGATGCACAGTATTCTAGTGCTGCTCATCGGTAAGGCCATCAAACTCACCGGCAAAGAAAAACTCTCCTTTTTCGTTTTTGGCAGTATCGCTGTTAATCAAAAACGCCAGTCTCTTTTTCCTAAAAAGTAA
- the rsmD gene encoding 16S rRNA (guanine(966)-N(2))-methyltransferase RsmD: MAVKGNSGQIRIISGIYRGRKLPVKDVEGLRPTTDRVRETLFNWLQGHTIDARILDCFAGAGALGLEALSRHGAELVLVEKDQAVARQLIDNLARLNTQQGSVVQADVLAWLKLPPQQGFDLVFIDPPFGKGFAEPAMQLLADGGWLNTDAWIYVEVEKGLTPATPAHWRLHRELNAGQVQAMLFQYEGQE, translated from the coding sequence ATGGCAGTCAAAGGCAACAGCGGACAAATTCGTATCATCTCCGGTATTTACCGGGGCAGAAAGCTTCCTGTTAAGGATGTTGAAGGTTTGCGCCCCACCACCGACAGGGTGCGTGAAACCCTTTTTAACTGGCTACAGGGGCATACCATTGATGCCCGTATTCTGGACTGCTTTGCAGGCGCTGGGGCGCTTGGCTTGGAAGCGTTATCGCGCCACGGTGCAGAGCTGGTGCTGGTTGAGAAAGACCAAGCGGTTGCCCGGCAACTTATCGACAACCTTGCCAGGCTTAACACCCAGCAAGGCTCGGTGGTGCAAGCGGATGTACTGGCATGGCTCAAACTACCGCCCCAACAGGGGTTTGATTTGGTGTTTATTGACCCGCCTTTTGGCAAAGGCTTTGCCGAACCGGCTATGCAGTTACTGGCTGATGGTGGCTGGCTCAATACGGATGCATGGATTTATGTTGAGGTCGAAAAGGGGTTAACGCCCGCCACTCCCGCCCATTGGCGGCTTCATCGGGAGCTTAACGCCGGGCAAGTGCAAGCCATGCTTTTTCAATATGAAGGACAAGAATAA
- a CDS encoding TonB-dependent receptor, giving the protein MKKKYIAECVKAAAIAAVLGTLAPHAAFANETTGSVSGTLLHVSKKGLTAVMTNPATGQNRSVEVTDDGTFRFPQMQVGKYIISIKDSSGTTIKSKNVVVSLGNNTATTIDLNDDNIETISVVGSSISMVDTAATSTGLNIGETQYDKLPVGRDSTSIAMLAPGTVKGDSAFGNLASFGGASVAENAYYINGLNVTDFRNGLGGSSVPFEFYKEFKVKTGGYGAEFGRSTGGVIDAVTKSGTNEFHAGASFYYTPDSLRSDSPNTRYRNGKMYIPNDKDESDSKEGNIWVSGPLIKDKLFFYALYNPRDVHTAGLNSGSYTSSIEGGDTLTTEDSDNAFWGVNLDWYITDNHVLEFTAFNDSRTYTDNDYEYDYDAGQVVAGTSPSTTYYDKGGKNWLLKYTGYWTDDLTVTALYGENKYNLSSHSATSECPYVYNYLDADNTHPSCSGSAYSGVNNDEDKRQAGRLDFEWVVNDHHTLKFGADFEKLKSSSDDVYYSGGTGYYIDSMSDGAQLNNGYTNDTGSDLDYVEAVVYDSYGSFSTESYAYYFEDAWQITDNLLLNIGLRNDMFNNKSASGESFIKIDNQWAPRLGFSWDPVGDGNSRVFGNWGLYYLPIENNTNVRIAGNESYYVNYYAYNGLDSEGVPNLGSQLGDTYVYSSPQPVNAVADQNIKPMYQEEWILGYENEFAPGWKANVTGTYRDLKRSIDDTCNDDLFGEGVCVLINPGYGATVSVDPDGDGVYETKHFTADELGLPKAKRTYKALTFDLKHTTDKLQFDASYTWAKSEGNTEGYVKSDNGQDDAGLTTDWDYPQLMDGAYGDLPNDRRHSFKFYGSYSITDQWTVGWNSYLMSGRPINAFGIGYPEALGGQPGYGYTYYLTDPDSGELTKVSRGSMGRTPWIANLDLSTAYEMKFNKVNVKFSATIFNVMDAHGVTEVYEYAEHSTAGNEDERYGLATGYQSPRSVRLGVEVTY; this is encoded by the coding sequence ATGAAGAAAAAATATATTGCAGAGTGTGTCAAAGCAGCTGCCATAGCAGCGGTTTTAGGCACACTTGCTCCTCACGCAGCTTTTGCTAATGAAACTACAGGGTCTGTATCCGGGACTTTGTTGCATGTTTCAAAAAAAGGGTTAACGGCGGTAATGACAAACCCGGCAACGGGGCAAAATCGCTCAGTGGAAGTAACCGATGATGGCACCTTTCGTTTTCCGCAAATGCAGGTTGGTAAATATATTATTTCCATTAAGGACAGTAGCGGCACCACAATAAAGTCTAAGAACGTTGTGGTCTCCTTGGGGAATAATACTGCAACCACTATCGATTTAAATGATGACAATATTGAAACCATCAGTGTGGTGGGTAGCAGTATTTCCATGGTGGATACTGCAGCAACCAGTACTGGTCTTAATATTGGCGAAACGCAGTACGATAAGCTGCCAGTAGGCCGTGATTCCACGTCCATTGCAATGCTCGCACCCGGTACCGTTAAAGGTGACAGTGCTTTTGGTAATTTAGCGTCTTTTGGTGGTGCTTCTGTTGCCGAAAATGCTTATTACATCAACGGCCTTAACGTTACCGATTTTCGTAATGGCTTGGGTGGTTCCTCCGTTCCTTTTGAGTTTTATAAAGAATTTAAAGTTAAAACCGGTGGCTATGGTGCTGAGTTTGGTCGTTCAACCGGTGGGGTTATTGATGCAGTAACAAAATCTGGTACCAATGAATTCCATGCTGGTGCCAGTTTTTACTACACCCCTGATTCGCTTCGCTCAGACTCGCCCAATACCCGCTACCGTAACGGTAAAATGTATATCCCCAACGATAAGGACGAAAGCGATAGCAAGGAAGGCAACATTTGGGTATCTGGGCCACTGATTAAAGATAAGCTTTTCTTCTATGCGCTCTATAACCCGCGTGATGTTCATACAGCAGGGTTGAATTCGGGCAGCTACACGTCAAGCATCGAAGGGGGCGATACGCTTACAACCGAAGATAGCGATAATGCCTTCTGGGGGGTTAATTTAGATTGGTATATTACCGATAATCATGTGCTGGAATTTACCGCTTTTAATGATTCTCGAACCTATACCGATAATGACTATGAATATGACTATGATGCCGGTCAAGTTGTCGCTGGCACTTCTCCTTCAACCACCTACTACGATAAAGGTGGTAAAAACTGGTTGTTAAAGTATACGGGATATTGGACAGACGATTTAACTGTCACCGCTCTTTATGGTGAAAATAAATACAATTTAAGTAGTCACTCTGCGACTTCTGAATGTCCATATGTTTATAACTATCTTGATGCAGATAATACTCACCCTTCTTGCTCTGGAAGTGCGTATTCGGGTGTCAATAATGATGAAGATAAACGTCAAGCTGGACGGCTTGATTTCGAATGGGTTGTGAATGATCACCATACATTAAAGTTTGGTGCTGACTTTGAGAAACTGAAATCATCAAGTGATGATGTTTATTATTCTGGTGGTACTGGATATTACATCGATTCAATGTCTGATGGTGCTCAGCTGAATAATGGTTACACCAACGATACTGGCTCGGACTTAGATTATGTCGAAGCGGTTGTATATGACTCCTATGGATCTTTTAGTACCGAGTCTTATGCATATTACTTCGAAGATGCCTGGCAGATAACCGACAATTTACTGTTAAATATCGGGCTGCGTAATGACATGTTCAATAATAAAAGTGCCAGTGGTGAGTCTTTCATTAAAATCGATAACCAGTGGGCACCGCGTCTTGGTTTCTCGTGGGATCCGGTTGGTGATGGTAATTCTCGTGTCTTTGGTAACTGGGGGCTTTATTACCTACCTATTGAAAACAATACCAACGTACGTATTGCCGGTAATGAGTCCTACTATGTTAACTACTATGCCTACAACGGCTTAGACTCAGAAGGTGTACCTAACCTAGGTTCACAGCTAGGAGACACTTACGTTTATTCGTCTCCTCAGCCTGTTAATGCAGTAGCTGATCAAAATATCAAACCGATGTATCAGGAAGAGTGGATCCTCGGTTATGAAAATGAATTTGCTCCAGGTTGGAAAGCAAATGTCACTGGTACTTATCGGGACCTGAAACGCTCTATCGATGACACCTGTAATGATGATCTATTCGGTGAAGGTGTTTGTGTTCTCATTAACCCTGGCTATGGTGCAACGGTTAGCGTTGACCCTGACGGTGATGGTGTTTATGAAACTAAACACTTTACCGCCGATGAGTTAGGCCTGCCGAAAGCCAAACGTACCTATAAAGCGCTGACCTTCGATTTAAAACATACCACCGACAAACTGCAGTTTGATGCTTCTTATACTTGGGCTAAGTCAGAGGGTAACACCGAAGGTTATGTCAAATCGGATAACGGCCAAGATGATGCTGGCTTGACTACCGATTGGGATTACCCGCAGTTAATGGATGGTGCCTACGGTGATTTGCCTAATGATCGTCGCCATTCCTTCAAGTTCTATGGCTCGTACTCTATTACCGACCAATGGACCGTAGGTTGGAACTCTTATCTGATGTCAGGTCGTCCTATTAATGCTTTTGGTATTGGTTATCCGGAAGCGTTAGGTGGGCAGCCAGGTTACGGCTACACCTATTATCTGACCGACCCTGACAGCGGCGAGCTGACCAAAGTGAGCCGTGGTTCTATGGGCCGCACTCCTTGGATTGCCAACTTGGATTTGTCCACCGCCTATGAAATGAAGTTCAACAAGGTGAATGTCAAATTTTCAGCGACCATCTTTAACGTCATGGATGCCCATGGTGTAACAGAGGTCTATGAATATGCGGAACACAGTACCGCTGGTAATGAAGATGAGCGTTATGGTTTAGCAACGGGTTATCAATCACCCCGCTCGGTTAGGCTGGGTGTAGAGGTTACCTACTAA